Within the Gigantopelta aegis isolate Gae_Host chromosome 8, Gae_host_genome, whole genome shotgun sequence genome, the region ATAAATTCATGTAGCTAAGCTTAATATGTTTTgcacttatttttaaatcaacaaataggaAACaacaggaatgtctgtttaaagagCCTCCGCAGATCCTATAGTATAGGTACTTTAGTACTTAgtatttgacatacatgtatggtatttTTGGCACTTGGACTAGTAAGAAAAGAAATTTGCAGCTTTTACACAGCCAAACATCTATCAAATGTACacaaaatactattaaaataatatttgggtgGAGGGGGTGTTATTGGGTTAttgttccttttctttccttatttataaatctttaaaaaaaaaaagtggaaatGACTCTGGCAAACTGGTAAAAAAAAGGGCTAAACCACATCATTTTGATGTtatgaaaatataacattataatttatatagtatACTATTACTGGAATCATATATATAGATGTGGTgaggtggtgtggtgtgtgtgtggggggattgtgtgcaaacaaatataatatatgtatatcctaccagtaatatgaatatataaaattgggggtcaaactatgtgggggttttcagaTGGGGTACTTTaagtttcttgtttgttttgtaattagATTTGTTTCGAGGTTTTTTGGGTTTATTGTTGGCAAACGTTTGGGgttggtggtttttgtttgcattttttgtttcaaataaaacatttcaatttttgCATTTATGTTTTAGCTAATAAAAAATGGTACGATGTCCACGTATGTAATGTTCGGACATATAATATGTAACGTCTTCGAACCTGACGTCATTtccaaagggacattcctgagtttgctgctctTTTTATGATGaatatcaactaacagagactttttaaagattgtaattacatttcaaaaatattttgtattaagcTATATTGAGCTTATGATCGTTCTAagatttatactaggttaaattttctcttatttcctaaaaacgtATGTACGAAATCATTTGatcacaaaatccagttttgttttcttacaaatattacgacgaccagaaacacattgtgatatactgacactgataaacgtaaacaagaaaatttattcaatatgtaagtttaatcgtagaaatattttattagtcggaaacatcttacaataatACAAACTCAGTTGAATGTTTCCCTTTAATTCACTATGACATTGACATTCCTTCATAGCTTTTAAACCGTCACAATTTTATAATTGAGATTAATACTGGTGTTCCCctatggttttttaaaaaattaaatatagtaaaTTGTCATTGccatttcataattaaaattgaaTATCGTTGGATCGACACCtcagtgctcgagaaagtgttcgctTTTCGGGTGTTCGACcgtaaccattcggtcaacatcggatatttccgtaacataagttagaaagttgaattagataggtCACTGTCAGGACGTTTCGGCCCCAGGTGATGTCGGCCCCTAATGCAATATACGGCGATCTAGTGTTCGTGTATACAGATACCATGCTAGTAACACCggtaataacataaataaaaataaatttgtaacattaatttgtcgAATTCAACTTGCATTAATTATGCGCgcgaaataaaaatacatacaacaGGCCTACATACTTATTATACACCGTGACattttacacacatacacacagaaacaGTGTACGTCATCGCGTTCATGTTAGAATATCATGAtacaatatcttttaaaaaaataagttctATAAAACTTACGTTTAATGTTTAGACTTTCATAATTTGTATATCAAcgttttaacattgtttcactaacGATTCAAGTGGTAGAAAGTGATACAAGATCGAGATTTTGTTTTAACCCACGATGCTATCACAAACAGCTTCAGGAACTGTGGTAAGGTGTGTTTTTGCTGTTTCTTTTAAATGCTAGAACACTGAGATTTGTGTCCAGGACATTTTGGTTGAACTTTAATcaggatataagcacgaaaataaagttgaactgaactgaactagaacATGTCTTTATGATGCTACTTTCAATTtacctaccggcctcagtggcgcagtggttaatgCCATGGGTCtccaggctggtgggtactgggttcggatcgcCCCAGTCGaggaattaatgttttaatccagataccgactccaaacctggGTGTTAGTGCTCGCATGAAAACATTATTTGTGATCGTACTTACGTTTCTGTACACATGTAAACCCTTGTGGTTCCAATTCTAGCCACATGGAAAGCACCCCTATTATGGGTGGGGTCTACATGGAAATATTTTAAGTAGGacgaaaacattttatttatcatttattcAATTGTACTTACACAATGCTGTGAATGCCTTtcagttcattttcatttttggattatcaaagctaaatacagttttggttggttggctCTTATTTATGGATTCAAACACTCTGGAtattattttccattagcaaaaaTAATACTAAGTATTAAtcacaaaaagagagaaagcaaataaaaaaagaaagagatacCAGTCATGAAATTACAATACTTacgataaaatttaataacaaaacacaagtgactgaatactttgatgtttttaaaacaaccaCTTAAACCGGGGCCGAAACGACTAGATTACAGGGGCCGAAACGTTTGGGCCAATGTGTAGCGGGGCGTATCTATTCTCGCAAAAATTAGATGGCATATTATtcgaatccgggtcgtttcgaCCTCACAAACCATTCCGAACTCTGCGTTGTTACGCCCTTAGTCCTATTCACCCAGGGTTGGTTCGCCCTAAATCTCATGGGTACCAATTGATGGTTCAGTTTAACCTCAGCTGAGTATGTAGTACcggtatatttaataagaaaccacagcacatcagtagCATGCAGTGtgacttcataaattaattattaatgtgaatacattgtctatatattatctaaggcctgtacgtatttcatgtatatggcttgagtaaatgatactggaaataaacaaaattataatattatttttatctgtaaatataaacacgcaatgtgtggcatctaaaaatcaatggatacagaacaaatcaatgaataaatgtactttattaacaaaataaaaattagtgcgaatcgaaacatggggcgaaacgactcggttagaggtacgaatcaaccctggtcaaaacgactcgggtgaactagtaataaaggcgaaacgacctgttaccatattattttgttaactgcaaacttaaacatttcatcaatgtgttatataacaaaatatcagagtgaaaggatttattagaaattactccTGTGATGCAGAAAGCCCTTGCTGAAGTGATGATAGCTGAGTACCTCGCCCCTGGTTTCATTGAAAACTGGTCTGGTAGACGTGTTCAGACGCCGAGGCCAATTGTTTGACTGGTATCACGCTTCATCGAAAAGGCACCttgacactagctgtacttgaaagactTTTACCGATAGCTGCTGGCTGAATACACGACATGACAGGTATGGCAAAGAAAGGATCGCTTGGCTAGTGTTGCGATTATCCGATCCATCTATAACTCGTTCcgcctaaattattataatccaaaggttgtaataaccaactgcgcaaacgcggcaattgttggtccttttcggtggttttccatttgatatttgatgtatcaccagttcgagggaaatatagctaataacacagacgggaccgataatttagttTGAGCGAAGCCTTATAGTCGAGTCTGGACGTATTCgacccatcatcagttaatataagggtttaccgacacaaaactcgggacttcgtttttggttcgagcgttgcggtgtgatcgacccttccgaggtcgagccaacgagattgaGGCACATACAGGGATAATGAAagctatataatttgaataaataaataacactacTTTCTTATCAAATTTGTACAGGTTTTTTaagaaacaccccccccccccccaccaccaccaccaccaccacaaaaaaacccacaaaaaactacacacacaaaaagattAATACTTTGTTACTCTGAAAACCAAGACTTTGAACATAACCAGATGATGTCATGAGATGTAGAGTAACCCCACTGAAGACAACGTTGTCAACAATCTTGACACTGGCCTCgatcggtggtgtcatggttaagcccgTACCgcctcccatccagagcgagttttaacaactcggtGGGTAGGCATAAGACAcgtacaccctcttctctatcactaaaccactaacaactaatataactcactgtgctggacagacagcccagatagctacggtgtgtgtgcccaggacaccgtgcttgaaccataattggatataagcacgaaaataagttgaactgaaTGAAATAACCTTGACGATAAGTTGAACGGCCGCTGAACAGTCGAAGGCGCCACATAACAATCCTACCACCGTAGAACTACCAGTCGTGAACAGGATGGAAATCTGAACGAAAAACAAATACGAAATacgtacatatattatatacaagatGGACTGTTTTCTTATGCATAGACTTAGATTAAATTATTTCGCGTTGGTAAGGAGTAAGCAGTGTTCTAGTtaggattttgatggggcagggcgctaatttaattgtagggaATTTTTTACacgaaaatcttatttttgagaCAAGTACTGGATATAATCGAAtgtttttacattcataaatatcctatatgtagaaatatatatgctggttttaatttacaaaacgtttttggagggagggtggcaatcaatttctaaacccaaatatattattgtgaATGCTTGATAaaacagtacattcatcgccgtatgcagtattattgtactaatgtactaaatacaaacactattaaaaaaaatctcgttccagccagtgcaacacgactagtatgtgccgtggtatgtgctatcctgtctgtgggatggtgtatataaacgatcctttgctactaaaggaaaaagtagcaggtttttctctaagactaaatttcaaaattaccaaatctttcgcatccaatagccgattattaataaatcaatatgctccagtggtgtcgttaaataaaataaaactttaactattaaaatgttttacaaaaggttggatCAACTAAAAAATCctattcttttttctattatatatagtatttataccatttaatataatgcccaaatgtaatttaaaataaataaattaaataattaaaacaaatcaacaaatgaaaaaaagagaatgattagaaaaaaaagaaaaaaaataataataataataaaataaaaaaaaggatatatttgtaacaagttgctcactgcatttaaaaatggCTGTTATTACATGTCAAGgtctagatagatttcattaagtagcttttgcagacatgcttttaacaaaacacagttatgcctacatagaccaaataaccagtgttgctagtttactctgtgccatattataaagatgcaatcaatgtgtcattgataaggactactgacatccgttaaaactatatgtatcttggtctgggtatttgcaaaggcaaaaattactttaaaacatttacgttCTGTCGAAGTTATCATGATGGTCTACTTTAAACTAGGTGTTTGCTAGGttgtgtgtggttatgtgcgtgACGGCGCGAGGATTACttcgcattcaagctttgtaagactgcctgtccgctcgtctgcagtcatatcgactaacaatagaaaagaaaaaacataccaCGTTACTGCTATCGGCTTTCACAACTGTGGCCtaacaatgtattgtcaaacgttttttagttagaaattcagactcgtaacaacactgtacacgctttgagaggaaagcaagattttgtatttttatttgacgaTGATAGCTAGAACACTGAAGTAAGGGACAAGGTGTAGTAAtcaggtttgtttgtttgtttttgtttgtttttgtgttttatgggGTTCAGGAGAATttaataagaaatgttttagccCAATTCAAGTTCCATTTAGCCAAACAGAAATATAGCGGTACATTTATGAAGGACACAGTTACCTGAATACATGTTACAAACTCTGACACAGCacattacattatataaataaagtagAGGGTCTTTGGCAACATGCTACAGCTATGTATTTATACGCAGGAAAAGATAATAACAAGTTGATGATTTAGagtagggtttttttctgtgaacACCACAACTGAGAACTCCGTGATATTTGCTGGGTTTGATTCCATATTCGTTGTTAACACGATAAAGCCGATGACTCAAtgtgtgctccacaactggtgtaacaaaggccgtggtatgtactaccctgtctgtgggatggtgcatataaaagatcccttgctgctaatcgaaaacagtagctcgtgaagtggcaacagcggatttcctctctcaatatctgtgtcgtccttaaccataagactgacgccatataaccgtaaataaaatgtgttgagtgcgtcgttaaataaaacatttcctttccaatGTGATTGGCATATCATATCTATTTATATCCAACAAAAATAGCTCAAGGAATACATATTCATAACTTATGATACGCAAGCGTTCTATGATCATATTGAATAAGTAAGATCATAGGCTTCTTtagttgtaactttattttcatatactgtATGCAAgccctgcaattaaaaaaatgtttacagaaaaaacccacacccaaATCGAATATCGTACATGGAAAAAACGTGCGGTGGAGAATTACAATATCCAATGCAAACTCTGCGGCAATCTCTACGGCCTTGACGATTGCCGTCATCAATTGCAGGGTTGAAATTAACGGACTAATAATACGACTATGTCAGGTTAATATCATAGGACGGGGGAGCCGGTCGAgaccggcacctgtgcccatgacaggcgtgcgctaaaacagcttgctctaatTGTGCATGTTAAGccttatgacctgacctgaccttacATCATGTCGCAAGTGATATATGCAGCCCAATTCCGTAACATTGTCAATATGTTTATTGATGGAAAACAAATGCCAGTAGTTTTAGCAGCGTGTGTTTTCAGTATCAACTGATACACTGCGGGTGAGGATTTAGCCCTCCACAGCCAACCTCCGTTTTTTGCCAATGTGATAATGTTTACCTTTGTATAGAATGAGGagtattgtttattaatgtgaCCGAACTATATATCACGTTTATGTTATAACTCCGCCATATAAAAACTCGTAGATTACGTTTATGTTACAAACCCCCAATTTAAAAACTCATAGATTACGTTTATGATACAAACcccctatttaaaaacaaatcatagaTCCAGGTCTGCATAATAGGGACACCCATGAAcagagttttgtttttgttttgttgctgttgtaaATATTATGCTGGGATGAATTGAATCAGCTCTTTGCATAATAACCTGCTCATGTTAAAAGCAAGTTATTATGATGATTTTGACCTAGACCTACAAAACACGTATTTTTTGTTGTCCCGTTGCCTAGTCTTTTTTGAacagatacatacataatatttagGGTAAGACAAACTCCCCGTCCCAACCACTGAACCACGACTAGTAGGCTACATCAACAgtcgtgatatatatatatatatatatatatatatatatatatatatatatatatattgccaaGGATGAAAAATCCCTCGTTTATTTGTTGCTAGGAGCACTAGCTCAATGGCcatgccccccccacccccacccccccccaatcaCCATCTTTTCTATTTTCCAGTCGTCCCATAACACGAATCAAAGACAGTgtgattgccccccccccccaatgtccgTGACCACACCCTATCCCACCCCACAATAAAAAAAGCCCCTAGATATGCCAACAGGGGTGCTTACTATGTATGgcggcaacgggtttcctctcttaacaAAATAGAGAAATACCCATATGTTAGACAACAAATGAtctaagtttaaaatgtgctcaacTGGCGTGATTGCAAggggggtgaggggtggggggtcagGTGAGCATGACTTTTACCCACTAGAACCATGACTCGACAGTCTagatcccccctccccccccccctcccgcggACGCCCCTGGTGCCGAGTATCTTTAAAGAAATCATTAGTTTTAAGCTTTCTTTTCCCTCGCAGTTCCGTAATATCTATCAATGCGTTTCTGTATGACCTAGattggaaataataataaatccaaGAATGGCGGCTTACAGAAAATAACCTCAACTGGGTGAGgatctattctaaatgttttaattaatatatacatggtattaaatatataccCGAGATTGCAAAATAACACAGTTAACAGGACAGTTTCTATTTTTGTGTTGAGGAATGGTGCCGAGTATTGGGAGTCTAACAAGGCGGGTGATACGATTGCTTCGCATACCTGTGTATTTGTGAATAGCCAGGGAATACCTGCTGCTCCAACCAGTGAAAGTCCTGGGAATATTAACCATGGTAGATCTGAAATAACGAGAAATCCAAGTATCAAGGTtgggggtattttttttattttttttttattttgtgtgtgtgtgtgtggggggggggttgccacACCTAGGATGCTATCTATTTATATACCACTGAGACTCTCTATACATctacaataaataatatactagaTGTAACCCGTGGTATCCACGGGAAAGTTTGAATGGGGTATATTGGCCTTTCCCAACAAATATGATCATCGTGTAGATAGCCAACCCTCATTAGCCGAGATCGTGTATACAGCCACTTCTTTGTTAAGCAACATACATGGCGACCTCCAGtacggttgtatttatggaattcatctttgtacccAATATTTAGAACAATATGTGCAAGGTAGTCGACTGGACCTGGGCGAAGAAAAGATATTTGCGAAGTCCGGCATTGGGTAAGTATAAAGAAGGCGGTGGGCAGAACAaatcaaaaaagaagaagcggTCAGTTTATTGTTAAAAAGGACTTGCtcattatattatagataaCATAGATTATATCATAGATAATTGTTAGACTAGGAATTATCGAAGTCAAGAAATGGTCACAAAGCTTCATTGTCACAGTCATTGATTACTGTATATAAGTTCTCGTTATTTACACATACTAGtacttttatattatttgtgaCACCTgtagtggcgtagcgtgggttgcaagcgcccggggcaaggcaagtattgcgccccctaaccaatggaccgttagcactccccgagtccctttcACCTGTCCAAAATTTTGTGCCCGGGGCAACGGccccggtggccccgcccacgTTATACCCCTGAAAACACTTGGAGTGCTATAAGAGAAACTTTCTGCCACCATGGCACTGGTAGAATCCCCAATATCACTAAAAATAATTCTGACGTACACATACTCTCTTAACTTACCGACACTGACGAAAGCTACCATCAAGCAACCAGCAACAAATGCCAACCTGTTAAAGACGGTTATAAATTTATCAACATTGAATAAGAAAACCTAAAACACGTAATACGCCCCCATCCACCCCCGCCCCACGCCAGCCCTATCTCGATTCTGCTTAATGTTCAGCCACGATGTGCTTTTGTTAATGGCATGTTCTTACTGTGCGACTTGTAGAAACGGCTTATAGAATGTAATATTGTCAGAAACGCTAAATCGTAATGATTTTAGTTAGACCATGCAAATAGTGTAAGTCGAAAAGTATGAAAAAGAGAGGTTTACTAATCACCTGCTAAGTCGTTAaaacgaagcgatcttagtgctaagatcaccttaagtgctgaaggtagctatgcacttaaggtaatcttagcattcatttcgacttattttcgtgcttatattcaattaaggtttaagcacgctgtcctgggtacacacctcagctatctgagctgtctgtccagggcagtggattagttgttagtggttatattactggttaatgagaaagaagagggtgtagtggccttaccctctgagccggtaccgagctgcgaactatgtacctaccaaccttacgcccaatggcttaaccacgacaccaccgaggccggtgatctTAGCATTAAGATCGCTTCAGAAAAAGAGGGCCCTGATCGGGCAGTTAAAacatgtgtatattaattaGTTTAAGCACTATCGGCTGCTAATATGCCTGAAGTCCGAAgagacgtagaaagtgtggttctttctacgtccgaatattgttacataccctatatttACCTGGTATTCAAAACTAGTGGCGCCATGTTTCAagcgtttctcaaccgaaatagtgcaacaaatggacacacaaaccaaaaatgtataacctaccgcaCTCacactaaatcccgattgaagtacttgcatctttattaacaaaataaatcttacaacgacaacataaaacatttgcccgccattttaaatttgctaaatagacgAAAGCAACTCTCCCTGCAAATAAAGAAAAGTAATTGACTtgatgtgcgccctgcactatgtctacatatataattaaattactgtAATGTATTGATGCAAacgtattaaaataacaatttcaaTTTAGTTGCTCCAGAAAgtagttattacatttttacattattgaTGGATATCACATAAGAGTTACCAAAACCaataatgtacacacacacacacacacacacacacacacacacgcaccacaCAACACTACacgcagacagacacacacacacacacaccacactacacgcagacagacagacgcacacacacacacacacacacaccaccacaaccaccacgacaccacacgcacacacctcTAGAATATTTgaacttttattttaagttCCAAAATAGGGCAAtagattaaataattttgttccTAAAATAACTTACAAAGTTTGGTATTTTGATATTCAAACTGGGAATCCTTGCAAAAAACAGACATCATCGGCCCTGTAGGAAAGGATATCTGAAAGGGGACGAGCTTTCAAGAGGTGGGCGAATTTGGAAAATTAGCAATGTTTAAGATGATAAAGATTACCGTTTTAATGTTGATACAATAGgataaaaaagtaataaaacatacTTCAACTCTTACTGTGACATCTGCAGGCGCAGAATTAGGCGGCGACCCAAAAGCCCCGCCTCCCCacttgggtttgttttttgtttttggtggggggggggggggggggggggggggcatgtaaTTACTTTTCACTTTGTATAAAGTAAGGTGTTTTGGTTATCAAAGCCAATGAAAAATGTGACATTAACCTTATGGTCCCACCCTAGCCGTGTAAGAGAGatagacggatatttggacagttatgacgcTCATTACCGTTAGAGTACTAGGGCTAGGTCCCACTCCTATTAAACAAATCCTAGTGCCGTGCCTGGTTCAAGTGAATTCATTATCAGTAGACTAATGGCAGAAACGAAATATATAAaccgactctctctctctctctctctctctctctctctctctctctctctctctctctctctctctctctctctctctctctctctctcacacacacacacacacacacacacatgcatacatatactaTCGGTATATAAACATGGCTCCTAATTTTGCTATTGGGCgcctaaaaaataaatatataaacgtaTGTTCAGTTATAACTTACGAAGCACAAATGCGAGTGACTCTCGTTCCAAACTTGTAGTTGATGTGTCCCATGACGGCGCTTCCCACACACGAGAAGAACGACGCCACCGTGAACACCAGCGACAGCATCGAGTCCTGCTCTTTACACCCTTTCCCTTTGACGTCACCGCCGATCGTTGGGGTCAGGTTCGTCGCAGTAACAGGAGTCGTCGTCGTCGTGGACATGGTCTTGCTGTAGGTGCAGTTGTCGGTGCATTCGCAGAGGTCGGCGTAGATGCCCTCGTCTTTGAGGACGAAGACGAG harbors:
- the LOC121379625 gene encoding uncharacterized protein LOC121379625 — encoded protein: MLYVVWGVIENLLFSGLIYGWGSLVFVLKDEGIYADLCECTDNCTYSKTMSTTTTTPVTATNLTPTIGGDVKGKGCKEQDSMLSLVFTVASFFSCVGSAVMGHINYKFGTRVTRICASLAFVAGCLMVAFVSVGKLREYVYVRIIFSDIGDSTSAMVAESFSYSTPSVFRGITWAGPPGPLPRAQNFGQLYLPWLIFPGLSLVGAAGIPWLFTNTQISILFTTGSSTVVGLLCGAFDCSAAVQLIVKVISFSSTYFRAYIQLWFKHGVLGTHTVAIWAVFLHQHLTLLDAGQYHNITTCWYFVFKNKRSEKCRQLMPSVLPLTLAVVLASVLSVLALIPVEEILYLTFITLTIFRSFLYAMAAAFISEIFPNEYFGLMYGVLIVAGGIFGFFQFALFQWAKATDFDQAGSA